A single region of the Podospora pseudopauciseta strain CBS 411.78 chromosome 1, whole genome shotgun sequence genome encodes:
- a CDS encoding hypothetical protein (EggNog:ENOG503NXK1; CAZy:GH47; COG:G), whose product MPGISDSFTTAAAFHSAMAILTARRFQRLALLTVVALVFYILLDQADYVAIPIVPKTGQYVQSTYDWARRRMKYPFDESKLIKLPEGIPRELPRIQYDFSQDEASESHIKTQKERQEAVKQAAKKSWNAYRKYAWGRDELLPEKLTGKDTFAGWGATLVDSLDTLWIMGLNDEYKEAVQKTATINWDKTTSSHCSLFETTIRYLGGLLSAYDLNGDQVLLDKAVELGDMLYAGFDTPNHMPANSFNFREAKAGSLRPSMGESSAAAGTLSLEFTRLAQLTGDPKYFSAISGVTRALEKTQDDTNLPGMWPVFIDVSRNEPENPISAKGSSFSLGASADSAYEYFSKMYVLLGGLDPTYKKLHMKSMATARNHLLFRPMLPDLYPATPPDVLLSGNVYANGQDIIDLQPQVQHLGCFAGGMFALGGKLFHEPAHVKIGEQLARGCAWAYEAFPSGIMPEVSEIIPCPAPSSAPSSKDEEQEEFPRCKWDDATYKEANTAPGRYPKPFRAVQDPSYLLRPEAIESIFIAYRITGKKDLLDIAWRMFTAVQKATETNEAYTAISDVNVAPGEEQADAHGRGGTRSRTKNSMESFWIAETLKYYYLIFSEPDLISLDDYVFNTEAHPLKIPKPGKGAEGKEGLDTEKEA is encoded by the exons ATGCCGGGCATTTCGGACAGTTTCACGACTGCTGCTGCATTTCATAGCG CAATGGCCATCCTAACCGCCCGCAGGTTTCAACGCCTAGCTCTGTTGACGGTGGTCGCTCTTGTTTTCTATATACTCCTCGACCAAGCAGACTATGTTGCCATTCCCATAGTGCCAAAAACGGGGCAATATGTCCAGAGCACTTACGACTGGGCAAGACGCCGGATGAAATACCCGTTTGATGAGTCCAAACTCATCAAGCTGCCAGAGGGGATCCCACGAGAGCTTCCCCGCATCCAGTATGACTTCTCCCAGGATGAAGCCAGCGAGTCTCACATCAAGACTCAAAAGGAACGACAGGAGGCTGTGAAGCAGGCCGCAAAGAAGTCATGGAACGCCTATCGAAAATACGCCTGGGGCCGGGATGAGCTCCTCCCTGAGAAGCTCACTGGAAAAGACACCTTTGCTGGATGGGGTGCTACGCTGGTGGACTCGTTGGACACGCTGTGGATCATGGGATTGAATGACGAATACAAGGAGGCGGTCCAAAAAACCGCTACCATCAACTGGGACAAGACGACCTCTTCACATTGCTCGCTTTTCGAAACGACGATCCGGTATCTGGGTGGTCTCCTCTCAGCATACGACCTCAATGGCGACCAggtcctcctcgacaaggcCGTTGAGCTGGGCGATATGCTCTACGCCGGCTTCGACACCCCCAACCACATGCCAGCAAACAGCTTCAACTTTCGTGAGGCGAAGGCGGGAAGTCTCAGGCCCAGCATGGGCGAGTCTTCTGCTGCAGCCGGAACCCTGTCTCTCGAATTTACTCGGCTTGCCCAGCTGACCGGGGATCCCAAGTATTTCAGCGCCATTTCTGGGGTGACGCGCGCCCTTGAGAAGACGCAGGACGACACAAATCTCCCGGGAATGTGGCCAGTGTTTATTGACGTCTCTCGCAACGAGCCCGAGAACCCCATCAGTGCGAAGGGTAGCTCTTTTAGCCTTGGCGCCTCTGCCGACTCGGCCTACGAGTACTTTTCCAAGATGTACGTCCTTCTCGGTGGCCTCGATCCAACGTATAAGAAACTTCACATGAAGTCCATGGCCACCGCTCGCAACCACCTCCTTTTCCGGCCCATGCTCCCGGATTTGTACCCTGCCACACCGCCTGATGTGCTGTTGTCGGGTAATGTCTATGCTAATGGTCAAGACATTATCGACCTCCAGCCTCAGGTGCAGCACTTGGGGTGCTTTGCGGGTGGAATGTTTGCCTTGGGTGGGAAGCTCTTCCATGAACCCGCCCACGTCAAGATTGGCGAGCAGCTCGCACGTGGGTGTGCCTGGGCGTATGAAGCGTTTCCTTCTGGGATCATGCCTGAGGTTTCGGAGATCATTCCCTGCCCTGCTCCCTCTTCTGCGCCTTCATCAAAGGACGAAGAACAGGAGGAGTTTCCCCGGTGCAAGTGGGATGATGCAACCTATAAAGAAGCCAACACCGCCCCTGGCCGGTATCCCAAGCCTTTCAGGGCTGTCCAGGACCCTTCGTATCTCCTCCGGCCTGAAGCGATCGAGTCTATCTTTATTGCTTACCGCATCACTGGCAAGAAGGACTTGCTCGATATCGCCTGGCGCATGTTCACGGCTGTTCAAAAAGCGACCGAAACAAACGAGGCGTACACGGCTATTTCAGACGTCAATGTTGCCCCGGGTGAAGAGCAGGCGGATGCTCATGGCAGGGGTGGGACGAGGTCAAGAACCAAGAACTCGATGGAGAGCTTTTGGATTGCCGAGACGCTGAAGTACTATTATCTTATCTTCTCTGAGCCGGACCTGATCAGTTTGGATGACTATGTTTTTAATACCGAGGCGCACCCGTTGAAGATTCCCAAGCCGGGtaagggggcggaggggaaggaggggttggataCGGAAAAGGAGGCATGA
- a CDS encoding hypothetical protein (COG:D; BUSCO:EOG092643IE; EggNog:ENOG503NUSB), whose amino-acid sequence MNLTPFRRPATLLLYLSRHFTTTTTTCSLKHPPPPPPPPPPPFPTTINAMDLTSPPPEEPPSYIAAARSHGIPLRQSAPIKPGPLPLQLPILNHLRTKRVILASASPRRRAMLNQIGLTNLEVWPSNTPEDLDKKTHSPEEYVSATARAKCHAVYEAVLAAQAKPDATKEHLEDPAVVIAADTIIATRAGQILEKPKSEQDHVRMLTHLRDGRYHRVLTGVCVMAPKADASHPGYEIRGHVEDTKVYFAREEDGLPDDVIESYVRTREGADKAGGYALQGVGGMVLVEKVEGSVDNVIGLPVRKCLQLCERVVFRQGEEVEGEEEDEEE is encoded by the coding sequence ATGAACTTGACCCCTTTCCGACGACCTGCCACACTTCTCCTCTACCTCTCCCGCcatttcaccaccaccacaaccacctgTTCCCTcaaacacccaccaccaccaccaccaccaccaccacccccttttccaaccaccatcaacgcAATGGACCTcacttccccaccccccgagGAACCCCCCTCCTACATCGCTGCCGCCCGCAGCCACGGCATCCCCCTCCGTCAATCAGCCCCCATCAAACCCGGCCCCTTGCCGCTTcaactccccatcctcaaccacctccgcACCAAGCGCGTGATTTTAGCCTCTGCCTCCCCTCGTCGAAGAGCAATGCTCAACCAAATCGGCCTCACAAACCTCGAAGTCTGGCCTTCAAACACCCCCGAGGACCTCGACAAGAAAACACATTCACCAGAGGAGTACGTCTCAGCCACCGCCCGAGCAAAATGCCACGCCGTCTACGAAGCCGTCCTCGCCGCCCAGGCCAAACCAGACGCCACCAAGGAACATTTGGAAGATCCAGCTGTTGTCATTGCAGCGGATACAATCATCGCCACCCGCGCAGGGCAGATATTGGAAAAGCCAAAAAGCGAACAAGATCATGTCCGGATGCTGACGCACCTGAGGGATGGGAGGTATCACCGGGTTTTGACGGGGGTTTGCGTCATGGCGCCAAAGGCGGATGCGAGTCATCCGGGGTATGAGATTAGGGGGCATGTGGAGGATACGAAGGTTTACTtcgcgagggaggaggacgggtTGCCGGACGATGTTATTGAGAGTTATGTCaggacgagggagggggcggatAAGGCGGGGGGTTATGCGCTGcagggagtgggagggatGGTGCTTGTGGAGAAAGTGGAGGGGAGTGTGGATAATGTGATTGGGTTGCCGGTTAGGAAGTGTCTGCAGTTGTGTGAGAGGGTTGTTTTTaggcagggggaggaggtggagggggaggaggaggatgaggaggagtga
- the PLB1 gene encoding Lysophospholipase 1 (COG:G; EggNog:ENOG503NUWK) — MHILDYSTTLAALLLTTANLASAEPIPVPAVQLSQPNHDLILSPRARPNAPSGGYAPQEVNCPRNKPTVRLADGISKQEEDWLGKRRKETVKPMIDFLKRANLEGFDAEAYINRVAPDVKDLPNVGIAVSGGGYRALMNGAGFVAAADSRTTGATGEGQIGGLLQSSTYLAGLSGGGWLVSSIYTNNFSTVETLRNGREGSSIWKFDRSIFIGPNLPGIFDTTRYWSRVARQVAAKADAGFETSITDYWGRALGYQLIDAEDGGPAYTFSSIALDDEFSAARTPFPILVANGRYPGERIISLNATVYEFNPYEMGSYDPTTYGFVPMEYLGSNFSQGVIPSSGKCVKGFDSVSYIYGTSSSLFNAFMLQNISSVEGVPTFLLNAANATLNILDSNENDIAQYEPNPFLGWNNATNPSAQKIELDLVDGGLDLQNIPLHPLIQPFRHVDVIFAVDSSADTTHNWPNGTALRASWDRSQGAIANGTLFPPVPDQNTFINLGLNNRPTFFGCDVNNFTLEAGQKVPPLLVYIPNAPYSANSNVSTFTSSYPESQRNEIITNGYNAATQGNGTLDGEWNKCVACAVLSRSLARTGTGVPGECGRCFERYCWDGRLDTKAVEGEYEPGFRVGDASTKDSAAAGRAAVMGTGMGLVVGLLGVVVMML; from the exons ATGCATATTCTAGATtactccaccaccctcgctgctctcctcctcaccaccgccaaccttGCCTCCGCCGAACCCATCCCAGTCCCAGCTGTCCAGctctcccaacccaaccatgATTTAATCCTCAGCCCTCGCGCGCGTCCCAACGCGCCCAGCGGCGGCTATGCGCCGCAGGAAGTCAACTGTCCCAGAAACAAACCCACTGTCCGTCTTGCCGATGGCATCTccaagcaggaggaggactgGCTCGGGAAGCGAAGGAAGGAGACTGTGAAGCCCATGATTGACTTCTTGAAGAGGGCCAATCTGGAAGGGTTCGATGCCGAGGCTTACATCAACCGTGTGGCTCCGGATGTGAAGGATCTTCCCAATGTCGGGATTGCCGTTTCGGGGGGTGGTTACAGGGCGTTGATGAATGGGGCCGGGTTCGTCGCTGCTGCCGACAGCAGGACCACGGGTGCGACTGGGGAGGGACAgattggggggttgctgcAGAGCAGTACTTATTTGGCTGGTttgtctggtggtggttggttggtgtcGAGCATTTACACCAACAACTTTAGCACGGTTGAGACGTTGAGGaacgggagggaggggagcagTATTTGGAAGTTTGATAGGAGTATCTTTATTGGGCCAAACTTGCCTGGGATTTTTGATACTACCAGGTACTGGTCTAGGGTGGCTAGGCAGGTTGCTGCGAAAGCGGATGCTGGGTTCGAGACTTCCATCACGGATTA CTGGGGCCGTGCCCTGGGTTATCAACTCATCGACGCCGAAGACGGCGGGCCGGCCtacaccttctcctccatcgccctAGACGATGAGTTCTCCGCCGCCcgcacccccttccccatcctcgTAGCCAACGGCCGCTACCCGGGGGAGAGgatcatctccctcaacgccACAGTCTACGAGTTCAACCCTTACGAAATGGGCTCCTACGATCCCACCACGTACGGTTTTGTTCCCATGGAGTACCTCGGCTCCAACTTCTCCCAGGGCGTCATCCCCTCCAGCGGAAAGTGCGTCAAGGGGTTTGATTCCGTGTCCTACATCTAcggcacctcctccagcctctTCAACGCCTTCATGCTCCAAAACATTTCCTCGGTCGAAGGCGTCCCtaccttcctcctcaacgcgGCAAACGCAACCCTCAACATCCTAGACAGCAACGAAAACGACATTGCGCAGTACGAACCCAACCCATTCCTGGGCTGGAACAACGCCACCAACCCGAGCGCGCAAAAAATCGAGCTTGATCTCGTCGATGGAGGGTTAGACCTCCAaaacatccccctccaccccctcatccaacccTTCCGCCACGTCGATGTCATTTTTGCGGTAGACAGCTCGGCAGACACGACGCACAACTGGCCGAATGGCACCGCCCTCCGCGCCAGTTGGGACCGCTCCCAAGGCGCCATCGCCAACGGCACGCTGTTCCCTCCCGTCCCCGACCAAAACACGTTTATTAACCTCGGGCTTAACAACCGGCCCACGTTTTTCGGGTGTGACGTCAATAATTTCACTTTGGAGGCCGGGCAAAAGGTGCCCCCGTTGCTGGTTTACATCCCTAATGCTCCTTATAGCGCCAATTCGAACGTCTCGACTTTTACGAGTAGTTACCCCGAGAGTCAGAGGAATGAGATCATCACTAATGGGTATAATGCTGCCACGCAGGGGAACGGGACGCTGGATGGGGAGTGGAACAAGTGTGTGGCGTGCGCGGTGTTGAGTAGGAGTTTGGCGAggacggggacgggggtGCCGGGGGAGTGTGGGAGGTGTTTTGAGAGGTATTGCtgggatgggaggttggataccaaggctgtggagggggagtatgAGCCAGGCTTTAGGGTTGGGGATGCTTCTACCAAGGAtagtgctgctgctgggagggCGGCGGTAATGGGGACTGGGATGGggctggtggttgggttgttgggggtggtggtgatgatgctttag
- the HIS4 gene encoding trifunctional histidinol dehydrogenase (EggNog:ENOG503NURS; BUSCO:EOG09262E98; COG:E) produces MESTLPLPFLISVNVPPGLGGEREGLNREEVSCLGTVFFTVKPQTYEKIFRFLGRHNTEFQPFFDVTQLESRDDVVSLIDAGARKVFVRPEQLPDFAEFGSRVAPVVSGANPAQLASATEHGLLVSDFDTTAAETARFVEEAKAKKIASFFVKPVAGADLEKFIGVAAQVGAIPILPSTDVTSKEQAGKLAVPKILAASWKSDRADGLIPTVVVDEHDTALGLVYSSEESVGEALRTQTGVYQSRKRGLWYKGASSGDTQELVRISLDCDNDALKFVVRQKGRFCHLEQSGCFGDLKGIKKLEQTLVSRKRSAPQGSYTARLFSDEKLLRAKIMEEAEELCDAKTAEEVAFEAADLIYFAMARVVAAGVSLADVEKSLDAKSFKVKRRQGDAKGRWAEKEGIKTETNGAAPPAPAPVKEEPKKDERILMKVLDAGEVTTQELDAALKRPSQKSADAIMKIIVPIIDDVRKNGDKALLSYTHKFERATSLTSPVLKAPFPESMMQLPAETIRAIDVSFENIKKFHAAQKDEKPLQVETMPGVVCSRFSRPIEAVGLYVPGGTAVLPSTALMLGVPAMVAGCQKIVIASPPRSDGSITPEIVYVAHKVGAESIVLAGGAQAVAAMAYGTESVTKVDKILGPGNQFVTAAKMYVSNDTNAGVGIDMPAGPSEVLVVADKDANPAFVASDLLSQAEHGVDSQVILIAIDLTDAQLAAIEDEVHNQAMALPRVDIVRGSIAHSLTVKVKTVEEAMEISNRYAPEHLILQIKDAEKAVEKVMNAGSVFIGEWTPESVGDYSAGVNHSLPTYGFAKQYSGVNLASFVKHITSSNLTAEGLRNVAGAVMQLAKVEELEAHRRAVEIRLEHMNKA; encoded by the exons ATGGAGTCGACGCTTCCTCTGCCGTTCCTCATCAGCGTCAATGTCCCGCCGGGGCTCggaggagagagggaggggctCAACCGCGAGGAAGTCTCATGTCTGGGAACTGTCTTCTTTACCGTGAAGCCGCAGACATATGAGAAGATTTTCCGTTTCCTCGGCCGCCACAACACCGAATTCCAGCCCTTTTTCGACGTGACACAGCTCGAGTCCCGCGATGATGTCGTTTCTCTTATCGACGCTGGCGCTCGCAAGGTGTTTGTCCGCCCTGAACAGCTTCCCGATTTCGCCGAGTTTGGCTCCCGAGTAGCCCCTGTTGTGTCTGGCGCCAACCCGGCGCAATTGGCTTCTGCCACTGAGCACGGCCTTCTCGTTTCCGACTTTGATACCACCGCTGCCGAGACTGCGCGGTTTGTCGAGGAGGCTAAGGCGAAGAAAATCGCTTCTTTCTTTGTCAAGCCTGTCGCTGGTGCTGACCTCGAAAAGTTCATTGGTGTTGCGGCACAGGTTGGCGCTATTCCTATTCTTCCCTCGACTGATGTAACCAGCAAGGAGCAGGCCGGAAAGCTTGCTGTTCCTAAGATTCTTGCTGCTTCGTGGAAGTCAGACCGTGCCGATGGCTTGATTCCTAccgtggtggttgatgaacATGACACTGCTCTTGGCTTGGTGTACAGCAGCGAGGAGAGTGTTGGTGAGGCTCTCAGAACACAGACTGGTGTTTACCAGAGCCGGAAGCGTGGGTTGTGGTACAAGGGTGCTTCTTCTGGGGACACTCAGGAGCTTGTGCGGATATCTCTGGATTGCGACAATGATGCGCTCAAGTTTGTGGTGCGGCAAAAGGGGCGGTTCTGTCACCTGGAGCAGTCTGGCTGCTTTGGCGATCTGAAGGGtatcaagaagctggagcagaCTCTTGTCTCAAGGAAGCGGTCTGCGCCACAAGGCTCATACACTGCTCGTCTCTTCTCTGATGAGAAGCTGTTGAGGGCGAAGATcatggaggaggctgaggagctTTGCGATGCCAAAACCGCCGAGGAGGTTGCTTTCGAGGCCGCGGATCTCATCTACTTTGCCATGGCGAGAGTTGTTGCCGCTGGTGTGTCTCTTGCTGACGTTGAAAAGAGCCTCGATGCCAAGAGCTTCAAGGTCAAGAGGAGACAGGGCGATGCCAAGGGCAGGTGGGCTGAAAAGGAGGGCATCAAGACAGAGACCAACGGAGCGgcgccaccagcaccagcgcCAGTAAAGGAGGAGCCCAAGAAGGACGAGAGGATTCTGATGAAGGTTCTCGATGCGGGTGAAGTCACCACACAAGAGCTCGATGCAGCCCTAAAGAGACCATCACAAAAGTCGGCCGACGCCATCATGAAGATTATTGTGCCAATCATCGATGACGTACGGAAGAATGGCGACAAGGCACTTCTCTCATACACTCACAAGTTCGAAAGGGCGACATCTTTGACCTCTCCAGTACTCAAGGCGCCGTTCCCAGAGTCCATGATGCAGCTTCCCGCGGAGACCATCAGGGCCATCGACGTGTCATTCGAGAACATCAAGAAGTTCCACGCCGCTCAAAAAGACGAGAAGCCGTTGCAGGTCGAGACCATGCCCGGCGTTGTCTGCAGCCGTTTCTCTCGCCCCATCGAAGCCGTTGGCCTTTACGTGCCCGGTGGTACCGCCGTTCTGCCCAGCACCGCGCTCATGCTTGGTGTACCGGCTATGGTAGCCGGCTGCCAGAAGATTGTCATTGCCTCGCCGCCTCGCTCCGACGGCAGCATCACCCCTGAGATTGTTTACGTCGCCCACAAGGTTGGCGCTGAGTCGATTGTCCTCGCTGGTGGTGCccaggctgttgctgccatgGCTTATGGCACTGAGAGCGTGACCAAGGTTGACAAGATTCTCGGCCCTGGTAACCAGTTCGTCACTGCGGCCAAGATGTACGTCAGCAATGACACCAACGCCGGCGTCGGTATTGACATGCCCGCCGGTCCTTCCGAGGTCTTGGTTGTTGCCGACAAGGACGCCAACCCAGCATTTGTCGCCTCTGATCTCTTGTCCCAAGCTGAGCACGGCGTCGACAGCCAGGTCATTCTCATTGCTATTGACCTGACTGATGCCCAGCTCGCTGCTATTGAAGATGAGGTTCACAACCAGGCCATGGCCCTCCCGCGTGTGGACATTGTCCGTGGGTCTATTGCTCACTCGCTGACTGTCAAGGTCAAgactgtggaggaggcgatggagATCAGCAACAGGTATGCGCCTGAGCACTTGATTCTTCAGATCAAGGACGCGGAGAAGGCGGTGGAGAAGGTGATGAATGCGGGGAGTGTGTTTATTGGGGAGTGGACGCCTGAGAGCGTGGGTGATTACTCGGCTGGTGTTAACCACTCTTTGC CTACTTATGGCTTCGCCAAGCAATACTCTGGCGTAAATCTCGCCTCGTTTGTCAAGCACATTACCAGCTCTAACCTGACGGCTGAGGGGCTGAGGAATGTGGCAGGGGCGGTGATGCAGTTGGCTAAGgttgaggagctggaggctcACAGACGGGCGGTGGAGATTCGGTTGGAGCATATGAACAAGGCTTGA
- the TAF9 gene encoding Transcription initiation factor TFIID subunit 9 (EggNog:ENOG503P2T1; COG:K; BUSCO:EOG092650VI), producing the protein MSTTAAPQPNGHPPGSQSQTLTTTTNPPQPPPPPPLNNNTNPQSNPTAPRPRESRTIELLLLAQGVTTFEPRVPLLLLDFAYRHTSSVLSDALHLSADPYTSHAGARPSASSGAAPVNVGDAAITSNAVQLAIASRLAYQFRGGAAGGTSKDWLLDMAKERNKIALPRVPASEWGLRLPGEKFVLSGTGWGLRDVWAGQEALEESGEESEEGDMEMEDVVLGGGITQEKEEDVGGDGVEGGTMGDVFGDEAEDEEMGEA; encoded by the coding sequence atgtcaaccacagcagccccccaacccaatGGCCATCCCCCCGGctcccaatcccaaaccctcaccaccaccaccaacccaccccaacccccccctccccctcccctcaacaacaacaccaacccccaatccaaccccaccgccccccgcccccgcgaGTCCCGCACAAttgagctcctcctcctagcCCAAGGCGTCACAACCTTCGAACCCCgcgtccccctcctcctcctagaCTTCGCATACCGGcacacctcctccgtccTCTCCGACGccctccacctctccgcAGACCCTTACACCTCCCACGCCGGCGCCcgcccctccgcctcctccggcgCGGCCCCCGTTAACGTAGGGGACGCAGCCATAACCTCCAACGCCGTCCAGCTCGCCATCGCATCCCGCCTCGCCTACCAATTCCGGGGCGGTGCCGCCGGTGGGACGAGTAAAGACTGGTTGCTCGACATGGCCAAAGAACGAAACAAAATCGCCTTACCTAGGGTTCCGGCGAGTGAATGGGGTTTGAGGCTTCCAGGGGAGAAGTTTGTCTTGTCTGGGacggggtgggggttgagggatgTTTGGGCTGGGCaggaggcgttggaggagtcgggtgaggagagtgaggagggggatatggagatggaggatgtggttttgggaggggggataacacaggaaaaggaggaggatgtagggggggatggggtggaggggggcaCGATGGGGGATGTTTTTGGGGATGAggcggaggatgaggagatgggggaggctTGA